The following proteins are encoded in a genomic region of Amphiura filiformis chromosome 11, Afil_fr2py, whole genome shotgun sequence:
- the LOC140165181 gene encoding uncharacterized protein — translation MLPSSKLSEPKEPILVKSSGTREIMPKLDAKISTKVDYKDDRNKWLRKRRLAGPPPVQKPKKPVVHVSTKVPPTSISAKININSILNKHKGAHKDVSTTRASSTADIETTSITGSEVEIVEDREADRKCTLANGCLATRTRPLSSDAYWAAGSLLSVLLILTIAVLYTGLLRRRNDFDTFSDDNQDDGVEMETMNSSLNIQNILKKIPPHLSHMSRSIKHPRRHFQGNKYRRLPDLTEHDSDSFMEDEEENQRYV, via the exons ATGCTGCCGTCCTCCAAATTATCCGAGCCGAAAGAACCAATATTAGTCAAATCAAGCGGAACAAGAGAGATTATGCCAAAACTTGATGCTAAAATTAGCACAAAGGTTGATTACAAAGATGATAGAAACAAGTGGTTGAGAAAACGACGGCTGGCAGGGCCCCCTCCAGTGCAGAAACCTAAGAAACCGGTAGTACATGTATCTACAAAAGTGCCACCAACGTCGATATctgcaaaaatcaatattaatagtATTTTGAATAAACATAAGGGTGCTCATAAAGATGTGTCTACTACAAGAGCAAGCAGTACTGCGGACATAGAAACGACCTCTATAACAGGATCAGAGGTAGAAATAGTTGAGGACAGAGAAGCGGACAGAAAGTGCACCCTGGCAAATGGTTGCTTAGCAACAAGGACACGACCGTTATCCTCTGATGCGTACTGGGCAGCAGGGAGTTTGCTATCAGTATTATTGATACTCACTATAGCAGTGTTGTACACAGGTCTGTTAAGGAGACGTAAtgattttgatacattttctgaTGATAACCAAGATGACGGAGTGGAGATGGAGACTATGAATTCATCACTGAATATTCAAA ATATATTGAAGAAGATCCCGCCCCACCTGTCTCATATGAGTCGTAGTATCAAGCACCCAAGACGTCACTTCCAAGGAAACAAGTATAGAAGGCTTCCTGATTTAACAGAGCATGATAGCGATAGCTTTatggaagatgaagaagaaaaccAGAGATATGTGTAA